The following are encoded together in the Thermococcus sibiricus MM 739 genome:
- a CDS encoding ATP synthase subunit A, with the protein MGKIVRVTGPLVVADEMRGSRMYEVVRVGELGLIGEIIRLEGDKAVIQVYEETAGIKPGEPVMGTGASLSVELGPGLLTSIYDGIQRPLEILRSQSGDFIGRGLTAPALSRDKKWHFTPKVKVGDKVVGGDIIGVVPETSIIEHKIMIPPEIEGEIIEIVGEGDYTIEEVIAKVKAPNGEIKEVRMYQRWPVRMKRPYKQKLPPEVPLVTGQRTIDTFFPQAKGGTAAIPGPFGSGKTVTQHQLAKWSDAEVVVYIGCGERGNEMTDVLEEFPKLKDPRTGKPLMERTVLIANTSNMPVAAREASIYTGITIAEYFRDMGYNVALMADSTSRWAEALREISGRLEEMPGEEGYPAYLASKVAEFYERAGRVRTLGSDDRIGSVSVIGAVSPPGGDLSDPVVQNTLRVVKVFWALDADLARRRHFPAINWLTSYSLYVDSIKDWWQNNVDPEWKAMRDEAMALLQKESELEEIVRIVGPDALPEREKAILLVARMLREDYLQQDAFHEVDTYCLPKKQVTMMRVILNFYRHTMRAIDAGIPVEEIAKLPVREEIGRMKYNPNIEEIAVLMEKTKEQFEELFKKYGE; encoded by the coding sequence ATGGGAAAGATAGTTAGGGTTACTGGGCCATTGGTCGTTGCAGATGAGATGAGAGGTTCTAGGATGTATGAGGTAGTCAGAGTAGGTGAACTAGGACTTATTGGAGAAATCATTAGATTAGAAGGAGACAAAGCAGTTATTCAGGTTTACGAAGAAACTGCAGGTATTAAACCCGGAGAACCAGTTATGGGTACAGGAGCGTCCTTGAGTGTTGAACTTGGGCCGGGGCTGCTTACTTCAATATATGATGGAATTCAAAGGCCTCTTGAAATATTAAGGAGTCAAAGTGGGGACTTTATAGGAAGAGGTCTCACAGCCCCTGCTCTTTCCAGGGATAAAAAGTGGCACTTCACACCAAAAGTTAAAGTAGGGGACAAAGTGGTTGGGGGGGACATCATTGGCGTTGTTCCCGAAACAAGTATTATAGAGCATAAGATAATGATCCCCCCTGAGATTGAGGGTGAGATAATTGAAATTGTTGGAGAAGGTGATTACACAATAGAGGAAGTTATTGCAAAGGTTAAAGCTCCAAATGGTGAGATTAAAGAGGTTAGAATGTATCAAAGATGGCCAGTTCGTATGAAGAGGCCTTATAAACAAAAGTTACCTCCAGAAGTTCCCCTTGTTACAGGGCAGAGGACAATTGATACTTTCTTCCCGCAGGCTAAAGGAGGAACTGCAGCTATTCCAGGGCCCTTTGGGAGTGGAAAGACGGTCACACAGCACCAATTGGCCAAGTGGAGTGATGCTGAGGTTGTTGTGTACATCGGTTGTGGTGAAAGAGGAAACGAGATGACGGACGTTCTTGAAGAGTTCCCCAAACTTAAAGATCCAAGAACAGGAAAACCATTAATGGAAAGGACTGTGCTTATAGCAAACACTTCAAACATGCCCGTTGCGGCGAGAGAAGCCTCTATTTATACGGGAATTACAATAGCCGAGTACTTTAGAGATATGGGGTATAACGTGGCTCTTATGGCAGATTCAACCTCAAGATGGGCAGAGGCTTTGAGAGAAATTTCTGGAAGACTTGAGGAGATGCCCGGTGAAGAGGGTTATCCAGCATATTTGGCCTCAAAAGTCGCTGAGTTCTATGAAAGAGCGGGTAGAGTGAGAACGTTGGGAAGTGATGATAGAATTGGAAGTGTTAGTGTCATTGGGGCTGTTTCACCTCCTGGTGGTGACTTAAGTGATCCAGTTGTTCAGAACACTTTGAGAGTAGTTAAGGTCTTCTGGGCCTTAGACGCTGACCTTGCAAGAAGAAGGCACTTCCCAGCTATTAACTGGCTTACAAGTTATTCGCTTTATGTAGACTCGATCAAAGACTGGTGGCAAAACAACGTTGACCCAGAATGGAAAGCAATGAGAGATGAGGCAATGGCACTCCTGCAGAAGGAATCAGAGCTTGAGGAAATAGTTAGGATAGTTGGGCCAGATGCACTACCCGAGAGAGAGAAGGCCATATTACTTGTGGCTAGAATGCTTAGAGAAGATTATCTCCAGCAAGATGCCTTCCACGAAGTTGATACGTACTGCTTGCCAAAGAAGCAAGTAACAATGATGAGGGTTATTCTCAATTTCTATAGACATACTATGAGGGCTATAGATGCGGGAATTCCAGTCGAAGAAATTGCAAAACTCCCTGTTAGGGAAGAGATAGGAAGAATGAAGTATAATCCAAACATCGAAGAGATAGCTGTCCTGATGGAAAAGACCAAAGAGCAATTTGAAGAACTCTTTAAGAAGTATGGAGAGTGA
- a CDS encoding V-type ATP synthase subunit F, giving the protein MKIVVLGDKDTVLGFRLAGVHETYSFEDTTHEIERVRNKIMELIEREDVGVILITERLAQRVEIPDVAFPIILQIPDKYGSLYGEEQLREIVRRAIGVEIKR; this is encoded by the coding sequence ATGAAAATAGTGGTGTTGGGTGATAAAGACACGGTACTTGGCTTTAGATTAGCAGGGGTTCATGAAACTTATTCTTTTGAGGATACGACACATGAAATAGAGAGAGTGAGAAATAAAATAATGGAATTGATAGAAAGGGAAGATGTTGGTGTGATTTTAATAACAGAACGGTTGGCACAAAGGGTGGAAATTCCAGATGTCGCATTTCCAATAATTCTTCAAATTCCTGATAAATACGGGTCATTATATGGTGAAGAACAACTAAGAGAAATTGTTAGAAGGGCCATAGGTGTTGAGATAAAGAGGTGA
- a CDS encoding V-type ATP synthase subunit C, whose amino-acid sequence MEVSTITALMDTTLVVIFTWVAYKTGQILWKYTPYSYPNARIKAMEARLFNEQKLGELSESKTLNNFVMNLEDSDYKPYLGNLPSLRAETIDRALEASLADTYQLMLKILPKRTSAFFQLLLEEWDVRNISSVVKAKFSGEVARDYIHELGTLIGKVKAMAEAKTLEEILVILEGTEYEDPYQRLLLKEISLEEFETELYKKHYSKLLEYARSRKAEEREILEEFVNLKIDKINLVTILRAKAHHLSADKIRNSLIPGGKMNRKLIETLLNVEDIEMALAELDSTEYSSILREVREKVVVDISAFERAFEKYIQQRMSELTKFYPLSIATPISYILQKEWEIRRLKAIAKLIEDGLKPEVIKKIIGEQL is encoded by the coding sequence GTGGAAGTGAGTACTATAACGGCACTGATGGATACAACGTTGGTCGTGATTTTTACTTGGGTGGCATATAAAACGGGCCAAATACTGTGGAAGTACACTCCATATTCATATCCCAATGCGAGGATTAAAGCTATGGAAGCAAGATTATTCAATGAACAGAAACTTGGAGAATTGTCGGAATCAAAAACCCTCAACAACTTTGTGATGAACTTAGAGGATAGTGATTACAAACCATATTTGGGGAACTTGCCCTCCTTAAGAGCGGAGACCATTGACAGGGCATTGGAAGCATCCTTAGCTGATACATACCAGTTAATGCTGAAAATTTTACCCAAAAGAACAAGTGCATTTTTCCAGCTTCTCCTTGAAGAATGGGATGTTAGGAACATTTCTTCAGTAGTTAAGGCGAAATTTAGCGGAGAAGTGGCAAGAGACTATATACACGAACTGGGAACTCTTATAGGGAAAGTAAAAGCTATGGCTGAGGCCAAGACTCTGGAAGAAATTCTTGTTATACTTGAAGGTACGGAATATGAGGATCCATATCAGAGACTTCTTCTTAAGGAGATAAGTCTAGAAGAGTTTGAAACTGAGTTGTATAAAAAGCACTATTCCAAACTTCTTGAATATGCTCGCTCTCGGAAAGCTGAGGAAAGAGAAATCCTCGAAGAATTCGTGAACTTAAAGATTGATAAAATAAACTTGGTAACAATTTTGAGAGCTAAGGCACATCATTTAAGTGCAGATAAGATCAGAAACTCCCTTATTCCTGGTGGGAAAATGAACAGAAAACTCATTGAGACTCTCCTAAATGTAGAGGATATTGAAATGGCACTAGCTGAGCTTGATTCTACAGAGTACTCTTCGATACTAAGAGAGGTTAGAGAAAAAGTTGTGGTGGATATTTCAGCTTTTGAAAGAGCATTCGAAAAATATATCCAACAAAGAATGTCTGAACTTACAAAATTCTATCCACTTAGCATAGCTACTCCGATAAGCTACATACTGCAAAAGGAATGGGAAATTAGAAGGCTTAAAGCAATTGCCAAGTTAATAGAAGATGGGCTGAAACCAGAGGTAATAAAGAAGATTATAGGTGAGCAACTATGA
- a CDS encoding V-type ATP synthase subunit E, with protein sequence MEGARLIIEEINKEAEQKIKYILEEAEQKAEKIKQEAEKKARIKADWIIRKAQTQAELEKQRIIANAKLEVRRKKLVLQEELINEVIGAIKDRLLSIPEAEYMEILKDLIVTGIRELGEEKVVLSSNGETLSLLKAHLKEMEESVNEKLGKDITISLGEPIETIGGVIVQNLEKTIRIDNTFEARMERLQADLRTKIAKILFG encoded by the coding sequence ATGGAAGGAGCAAGGCTAATTATCGAGGAAATTAACAAAGAGGCTGAGCAAAAGATAAAGTATATCTTGGAAGAGGCTGAGCAGAAAGCAGAAAAAATTAAGCAAGAAGCTGAAAAGAAAGCTAGAATAAAAGCAGATTGGATTATTAGAAAGGCTCAAACCCAAGCAGAACTGGAAAAACAGAGAATAATAGCAAATGCTAAGCTTGAAGTTAGGAGAAAGAAACTTGTCCTTCAGGAGGAGTTAATTAATGAAGTTATAGGAGCTATAAAGGATAGATTGCTATCGATTCCAGAAGCTGAGTATATGGAAATACTTAAGGACCTTATAGTAACTGGAATTCGGGAATTGGGAGAAGAGAAGGTAGTACTCAGTTCAAATGGAGAGACATTATCTCTGTTAAAGGCCCATTTGAAGGAAATGGAGGAAAGTGTAAATGAGAAGCTCGGTAAGGATATAACAATATCACTGGGAGAACCCATAGAGACAATAGGTGGCGTAATAGTGCAAAATCTGGAAAAAACGATAAGAATAGATAACACTTTTGAAGCTAGAATGGAGAGACTTCAGGCTGACTTAAGAACTAAAATAGCGAAAATTCTATTTGGGTGA
- a CDS encoding V-type ATP synthase subunit K (produces ATP from ADP in the presence of a proton gradient across the membrane; the K subunit is a nonenzymatic component which binds the dimeric form by interacting with the G and E subunits) yields MEPIVYVALGAALAAGIAGAASSFGVGIAGAAAAGAVAEDEKNFRNALVLQGLPMTQSIYGLITLFLIALVSGILGGSFRFAETTTDNLIKAAILLGAGLTVGLTGLSAIPQGIIASAGIGATAKNPKTFTQSIIFAAMAETMAIFGLVGALILIITGVGF; encoded by the coding sequence ATGGAGCCAATAGTTTATGTTGCATTGGGTGCTGCACTTGCAGCAGGTATTGCTGGAGCTGCATCGTCATTTGGAGTTGGTATTGCTGGAGCTGCAGCAGCAGGAGCTGTTGCTGAAGATGAAAAGAACTTTAGAAATGCATTGGTCTTACAGGGTCTCCCAATGACTCAGAGTATTTATGGGTTGATTACCCTATTCCTCATAGCATTAGTTTCGGGAATACTTGGAGGAAGTTTCAGGTTTGCTGAAACTACAACAGATAATCTAATTAAAGCCGCAATTCTCTTAGGTGCAGGATTGACTGTTGGATTAACAGGATTATCTGCGATTCCACAGGGTATTATAGCTTCGGCAGGTATTGGTGCCACCGCAAAGAACCCAAAGACATTCACACAATCAATTATATTTGCTGCTATGGCTGAAACAATGGCTATCTTTGGTTTGGTTGGTGCGTTAATCCTCATAATCACGGGAGTTGGCTTTTAA